One part of the Arabidopsis thaliana chromosome 1 sequence genome encodes these proteins:
- a CDS encoding S-locus lectin protein kinase family protein (S-locus lectin protein kinase family protein; FUNCTIONS IN: in 6 functions; INVOLVED IN: protein amino acid phosphorylation, recognition of pollen; LOCATED IN: endomembrane system; EXPRESSED IN: 21 plant structures; EXPRESSED DURING: 13 growth stages; CONTAINS InterPro DOMAIN/s: Curculin-like (mannose-binding) lectin (InterPro:IPR001480), Apple-like (InterPro:IPR003609), PAN-2 domain (InterPro:IPR013227), S-locus receptor kinase, C-terminal (InterPro:IPR021820), Serine/threonine-protein kinase domain (InterPro:IPR002290), EGF-like, type 3 (InterPro:IPR000742), Serine-threonine/tyrosine-protein kinase (InterPro:IPR001245), Protein kinase-like domain (InterPro:IPR011009), Serine/threonine-protein kinase, active site (InterPro:IPR008271), Protein kinase, catalytic domain (InterPro:IPR000719), S-locus glycoprotein (InterPro:IPR000858), Tyrosine-protein kinase, catalytic domain (InterPro:IPR020635), Concanavalin A-like lectin/glucanase (InterPro:IPR008985); BEST Arabidopsis thaliana protein match is: S-locus lectin protein kinase family protein (TAIR:AT1G11340.1); Has 122302 Blast hits to 120413 proteins in 4701 species: Archae - 118; Bacteria - 13948; Metazoa - 44921; Fungi - 9999; Plants - 35002; Viruses - 441; Other Eukaryotes - 17873 (source: NCBI BLink).), with amino-acid sequence MKFFFIFFIFLFSFLIQSCYSDNTILRSQSLKDGDVIYSEGKRFAFGFFSLGNSKLRYVGIWYAQVSEQTIVWVANRDHPINDTSGLIKFSTRGNLCVYASGNGTEPIWSTDVIDMIQEPALVAKLSDLGNLVLLDPVTGKSFWESFNHPTNTLLPFMKFGFTRQSGVDRIMTSWRSPGDPGSGNITYRIERRGFPQMMMYKGLTLWWRTGSWTGQRWSGVPEMTNKFIFNISFVNNPDEVSITYGVLDASVTTRMVLNETGTLQRFRWNGRDKKWIGFWSAPEDKCDIYNHCGFNGYCDSTSTEKFECSCLPGYEPKTPRDWFLRDASDGCTRIKADSICNGKEGFAKLKRVKIPNTSAVNVDMNITLKECEQRCLKNCSCVAYASAYHESQDGAKGCLTWHGNMLDTRTYLSSGQDFYLRVDKSELARWNGNGASGKKRLVLILISLIAVVMLLLISFHCYLRKRRQRTQSNRLRKAPSSFAPSSFDLEDSFILEELEDKSRSRELPLFELSTIATATNNFAFQNKLGAGGFGPVYKGVLQNGMEIAVKRLSKSSGQGMEEFKNEVKLISKLQHRNLVRILGCCVEFEEKMLVYEYLPNKSLDYFIFHEEQRAELDWPKRMGIIRGIGRGILYLHQDSRLRIIHRDLKASNVLLDNEMIPKIADFGLARIFGGNQIEGSTNRVVGTYGYMSPEYAMDGQFSIKSDVYSFGVLILEIITGKRNSAFYEESLNLVKHIWDRWENGEAIEIIDKLMGEETYDEGEVMKCLHIGLLCVQENSSDRPDMSSVVFMLGHNAIDLPSPKHPAFTAGRRRNTKTGGSSDNWPSGETSSTINDVTLTDVQGR; translated from the exons ATGAagttcttctttatctttttcattttcttgttctccTTCTTGATTCAATCTTGTTACTCTGACAACACAATCTTGAGAAGTCAGTCTTTGAAAGATGGTGATGTTATATACTCTGAAGGAAAGAGATTTGCTTTTGGATTCTTCAGCTTGGGGAATTCAAAGCTCAGGTATGTTGGGATTTGGTATGCTCAAGTCTCTGAGCAGACTATTGTATGGGTTGCAAATAGAGATCATCCTATTAATGACACATCTGGTCTGATAAAGTTCAGTACCAGAGGGAATCTTTGTGTGTATGCATCTGGCAATGGAACAGAGCCTATTTGGTCTACTGATGTTATTGATATGATCCAAGAACCTGCTTTAGTTGCGAAGCTATCTGATTTAGGCAACCTTGTTCTACTTGATCCTGTCACAGGGAAAAGTTTCTGGGAGAGCTTTAATCATCCTACAAACACTTTGCTTCCCTTTATGAAGTTTGGATTCACTCGTCAAAGCGGTGTGGATCGTATTATGACGTCTTGGAGATCTCCTGGTGACCCGGGTTCTGGAAACATTACATACCGGATAGAACGTAGAGGGTTTCCGCAGATGATGATGTACAAGGGTCTGACTCTTTGGTGGCGTACTGGGTCATGGACAGGGCAAAGATGGAGTGGTGTGCCTGAAATGACAAACAAGTTTATCTTCAATATCTCGTTTGTGAATAATCCAGATGAAGTATCAATCACTTATGGAGTGTTAGATGCTTCGGTTACAACAAGAATGGTGCTAAACGAGACAGGAACTCTGCAACGGTTTCGCTGGAACGGGAGAGATAAGAAATGGATCGGGTTCTGGTCAGCTCCCGAAGATAAGTGTGACATCTACAACCACTGTGGCTTTAACGGTTACTGTGATTCCACCAGTACAGAGAAGTTTGAGTGCTCTTGCTTACCGGGGTACGAGCCTAAGACACCTCGAGATTGGTTCTTGAGAGATGCTTCGGATGGGTGCACGAGGATAAAAGCAGATTCGATATGTAATGGGAAAGAAGGGTTTGCAAAGTTGAAGCGAGTGAAGATTCCCAATACATCAGCTGTTAATGTGGATATGAACATAACACTGAAGGAATGTGAACAGAGGTGCTTGAAGAACTGCTCATGTGTTGCTTATGCGAGTGCTTACCACGAGAGTCAAGATGGAGCTAAAGGGTGCTTGACATGGCACGGCAATATGTTGGATACTAGGACATACTTGAGCTCAGGACAGGATTTCTATTTACGCGTAGATAAGTCAGAGTTAG CGCGGTGGAATGGAAATGGCGCATCGGGGAAGAAGAGACTTGTTTTAATTCTCATCAGTTTGATTGCAGTCGTGATGTTACTACTGATCAGTTTTCACTGTTATTTAAGGAAGCGAAGACAACGAACAC AGTCTAACAGGCTTAGAAAAGCTCCATCAAGCTTCGCTCCGAGCTCTTTTGATCTTGAAGACTCATTCATACTTGAAGAGCTTGAGGACAAATCAAGAAGCCGGGAGTTGCCTCTCTTTGAGCTTAGCACGATTGCTACAGCAACGAATAATTTTGCTTTTCAAAACAAGCTTGGAGCAGGTGGTTTTGGACCTGTTTATAAAGGTGTGTTACAAAATGGTATGGAAATAGCAGTGAAGAGGTTGTCAAAAAGCTCAGGTCAAGGAATGGAAGAGTTCAAGAACGAGGTCAAGTTGATATCGAAGCTGCAGCATCGAAATCTCGTGAGGATCTTAGGATGTTGTGTTGAATTTGAAGAGAAGATGTTGGTATACGAGTATTTACCAAACAAGAGCCTAGACTATTTCATATTCC ATGAAGAGCAAAGAGCAGAGTTGGATTGGCCAAAAAGAATGGGGATAATCCGCGGGATTGGTCGTGGAATCTTATACcttcatcaagattcaaggCTGAGGATCATCCACAGAGACCTTAAGGCCAGCAATGTACTTCTTGACAATGAAATGATACCGAAGATTGCGGATTTCGGCCTGGCTAGAATCTTCGGAGGCAACCAAATCGAAGGAAGCACAAATCGAGTCGTCGGAACATA TGGATACATGTCACCAGAGTATGCAATGGACGGCCAGTTCTCTATTAAATCCGATGTATACAGCTTTGGAGTATTGATCTTAGAGATCATAACCGGAAAGAGAAACAGTGCTTTTTATGAGGAATCTTTGAATCTAGTCAAACAT ATTTGGGATCGATGGGAAAATGGTGAAGCTATAGAGATCATAGACAAATTAATGGGTGAAGAGACGTATGATGAGGGCGAAGTAATGAAGTGCTTACACATTGGGTTACTTTGCGTGCAAGAAAACTCTTCAGACAGACCAGACATGTCCTCTGTTGTCTTCATGTTAGGTCATAACGCCATTGATCTTCCATCTCCGAAGCATCCTGCATTTACGGCGGGAAGGAGGAGAAACACCAAAACTGGCGGCAGCTCAGATAATTGGCCCAGCGGAGAAACCAGCAGTACTATTAACGACGTTACTCTCACCGATGTTCAAGGTCGTTAA
- a CDS encoding S-locus lectin protein kinase family protein has protein sequence MIQEPALVAKLSDLGNLVLLDPVTGKSFWESFNHPTNTLLPFMKFGFTRQSGVDRIMTSWRSPGDPGSGNITYRIERRGFPQMMMYKGLTLWWRTGSWTGQRWSGVPEMTNKFIFNISFVNNPDEVSITYGVLDASVTTRMVLNETGTLQRFRWNGRDKKWIGFWSAPEDKCDIYNHCGFNGYCDSTSTEKFECSCLPGYEPKTPRDWFLRDASDGCTRIKADSICNGKEGFAKLKRVKIPNTSAVNVDMNITLKECEQRCLKNCSCVAYASAYHESQDGAKGCLTWHGNMLDTRTYLSSGQDFYLRVDKSELARWNGNGASGKKRLVLILISLIAVVMLLLISFHCYLRKRRQRTQSNRLRKAPSSFAPSSFDLEDSFILEELEDKSRSRELPLFELSTIATATNNFAFQNKLGAGGFGPVYKGVLQNGMEIAVKRLSKSSGQGMEEFKNEVKLISKLQHRNLVRILGCCVEFEEKMLVYEYLPNKSLDYFIFHEEQRAELDWPKRMGIIRGIGRGILYLHQDSRLRIIHRDLKASNVLLDNEMIPKIADFGLARIFGGNQIEGSTNRVVGTYGYMSPEYAMDGQFSIKSDVYSFGVLILEIITGKRNSAFYEESLNLVKHIWDRWENGEAIEIIDKLMGEETYDEGEVMKCLHIGLLCVQENSSDRPDMSSVVFMLGHNAIDLPSPKHPAFTAGRRRNTKTGGSSDNWPSGETSSTINDVTLTDVQGR, from the exons ATGATCCAAGAACCTGCTTTAGTTGCGAAGCTATCTGATTTAGGCAACCTTGTTCTACTTGATCCTGTCACAGGGAAAAGTTTCTGGGAGAGCTTTAATCATCCTACAAACACTTTGCTTCCCTTTATGAAGTTTGGATTCACTCGTCAAAGCGGTGTGGATCGTATTATGACGTCTTGGAGATCTCCTGGTGACCCGGGTTCTGGAAACATTACATACCGGATAGAACGTAGAGGGTTTCCGCAGATGATGATGTACAAGGGTCTGACTCTTTGGTGGCGTACTGGGTCATGGACAGGGCAAAGATGGAGTGGTGTGCCTGAAATGACAAACAAGTTTATCTTCAATATCTCGTTTGTGAATAATCCAGATGAAGTATCAATCACTTATGGAGTGTTAGATGCTTCGGTTACAACAAGAATGGTGCTAAACGAGACAGGAACTCTGCAACGGTTTCGCTGGAACGGGAGAGATAAGAAATGGATCGGGTTCTGGTCAGCTCCCGAAGATAAGTGTGACATCTACAACCACTGTGGCTTTAACGGTTACTGTGATTCCACCAGTACAGAGAAGTTTGAGTGCTCTTGCTTACCGGGGTACGAGCCTAAGACACCTCGAGATTGGTTCTTGAGAGATGCTTCGGATGGGTGCACGAGGATAAAAGCAGATTCGATATGTAATGGGAAAGAAGGGTTTGCAAAGTTGAAGCGAGTGAAGATTCCCAATACATCAGCTGTTAATGTGGATATGAACATAACACTGAAGGAATGTGAACAGAGGTGCTTGAAGAACTGCTCATGTGTTGCTTATGCGAGTGCTTACCACGAGAGTCAAGATGGAGCTAAAGGGTGCTTGACATGGCACGGCAATATGTTGGATACTAGGACATACTTGAGCTCAGGACAGGATTTCTATTTACGCGTAGATAAGTCAGAGTTAG CGCGGTGGAATGGAAATGGCGCATCGGGGAAGAAGAGACTTGTTTTAATTCTCATCAGTTTGATTGCAGTCGTGATGTTACTACTGATCAGTTTTCACTGTTATTTAAGGAAGCGAAGACAACGAACAC AGTCTAACAGGCTTAGAAAAGCTCCATCAAGCTTCGCTCCGAGCTCTTTTGATCTTGAAGACTCATTCATACTTGAAGAGCTTGAGGACAAATCAAGAAGCCGGGAGTTGCCTCTCTTTGAGCTTAGCACGATTGCTACAGCAACGAATAATTTTGCTTTTCAAAACAAGCTTGGAGCAGGTGGTTTTGGACCTGTTTATAAAGGTGTGTTACAAAATGGTATGGAAATAGCAGTGAAGAGGTTGTCAAAAAGCTCAGGTCAAGGAATGGAAGAGTTCAAGAACGAGGTCAAGTTGATATCGAAGCTGCAGCATCGAAATCTCGTGAGGATCTTAGGATGTTGTGTTGAATTTGAAGAGAAGATGTTGGTATACGAGTATTTACCAAACAAGAGCCTAGACTATTTCATATTCC ATGAAGAGCAAAGAGCAGAGTTGGATTGGCCAAAAAGAATGGGGATAATCCGCGGGATTGGTCGTGGAATCTTATACcttcatcaagattcaaggCTGAGGATCATCCACAGAGACCTTAAGGCCAGCAATGTACTTCTTGACAATGAAATGATACCGAAGATTGCGGATTTCGGCCTGGCTAGAATCTTCGGAGGCAACCAAATCGAAGGAAGCACAAATCGAGTCGTCGGAACATA TGGATACATGTCACCAGAGTATGCAATGGACGGCCAGTTCTCTATTAAATCCGATGTATACAGCTTTGGAGTATTGATCTTAGAGATCATAACCGGAAAGAGAAACAGTGCTTTTTATGAGGAATCTTTGAATCTAGTCAAACAT ATTTGGGATCGATGGGAAAATGGTGAAGCTATAGAGATCATAGACAAATTAATGGGTGAAGAGACGTATGATGAGGGCGAAGTAATGAAGTGCTTACACATTGGGTTACTTTGCGTGCAAGAAAACTCTTCAGACAGACCAGACATGTCCTCTGTTGTCTTCATGTTAGGTCATAACGCCATTGATCTTCCATCTCCGAAGCATCCTGCATTTACGGCGGGAAGGAGGAGAAACACCAAAACTGGCGGCAGCTCAGATAATTGGCCCAGCGGAGAAACCAGCAGTACTATTAACGACGTTACTCTCACCGATGTTCAAGGTCGTTAA
- the DUF2 gene encoding agenet domain protein (DOMAIN OF UNKNOWN FUNCTION 724 2) (DOMAIN OF UNKNOWN FUNCTION 724 2 (DUF2); FUNCTIONS IN: RNA binding; LOCATED IN: cellular_component unknown; EXPRESSED IN: 26 plant structures; EXPRESSED DURING: 12 growth stages; CONTAINS InterPro DOMAIN/s: Tudor-like, plant (InterPro:IPR014002), Agenet (InterPro:IPR008395), Protein of unknown function DUF724 (InterPro:IPR007930); BEST Arabidopsis thaliana protein match is: DOMAIN OF UNKNOWN FUNCTION 724 6 (TAIR:AT2G47230.1); Has 603 Blast hits to 525 proteins in 93 species: Archae - 19; Bacteria - 36; Metazoa - 149; Fungi - 17; Plants - 302; Viruses - 1; Other Eukaryotes - 79 (source: NCBI BLink).) yields the protein MEQMIFIRKDDKVEVFSEEEELKGSYYRAILEDNPTKSGHNKLKVRYLTQLNEHRLAPLTEFVDQRFIRPVPSEDVNDGVVFVEGLMVDAYLKDGWWTGVVVKTMEDEKFLVYFDCPPDIIQFEKKKLRVHLDWTGFKWIRPDNKELVKSVFSCGTMVELRFDCAWIPVIVIKELEKDKRFLVKYWNKSYSCRESKNLIVDSLRLRPMQPPLSVGKYELLDHVEAFSGFEWRQGVVRGIVFEGRYMVSFGATKEASQFNHSDIRPPMEWEDGVWHKRTKPKRQKETSLDGNRNVQTKEPPGNEMADDVKKESGLPITLGVTATKNKTQGKVSPVPMKNGFGNESTREKMPEEPKIKYYTRKRKRGGLKLNSYINKTVLSSDRTPNVVKNSASNAEENHAKHTIMVLPFAKKSPVWKTYESLEVFKSVSHSLHFSPLFETKQDFREGYAIGMMVTYFGLLEKFKDLEADVPVSQLNSLKDSFSELEKHGFNVTTPLSRIDKLLALKDRQLYIMEELKGFDKEMTNEFSKAKQEFDDMEQKILEVKHKIIELQRQEAALKEQKEAEKEQKDAAWKKICQMESCAKDLNVELEDVEFEFETILSAPW from the exons ATGGAGCAGATGATATTCATTAGAAAAGACGACAAAGTAGAAGttttttctgaagaagaagagttaaaAGGGTCTTATTACAGAGCGATTCTGGAAGATAATCCAACGAAATCAGGACACAATAAGCTTAAAGTTCGTTACTTGACGCAGCTCAATGAACACCGTTTGGCTCCTTTAACGGAATTCGTCGATCAGAGGTTCATTCGTCCTGTCCCGTCGGAGGATGTGAACGACGGCGTCGTTTTTGTAGAAGGCTTGATGGTCGACGCTTATCTCAAAGATGGGTGGTGGACTGGTGTGGTGGTAAAAACAATGGAGGATGAGaagtttttggtttacttCGATTGCCCACCAGACATTATTCagtttgagaaaaagaaattgaggGTTCATCTTGATTGGACCGGCTTCAAATGGATCCGACCTGATAATAAG GAATTGGTCAAGTCTGTTTTTAGTTGCGGGACAATGGTGGAATTGAGATTTGATTGTGCTTGGATTCCGGTAATTGTCATTAAGGAGTTGGAGAAGGACAAGAGGTTTCTTGTCAAGTACTGGAATAAGTCCTATAGCTGCCGGGAATcgaaaaatttaattgttgaTTCCCTAAGACTAAGGCCTATGCAGCCTCCTTTATCTGTTGGAAAGTATGAATTGCTGGATCATGTAGAGGCGTTTAGTGGTTTTGAATGGCGTCAAGGTGTGGTCAGGGGAATTGTCTTTGAGGGAAGGTACATGGTAAGTTTCGGGGCAACAAAGGAGGCATCGCAATTTAATCACTCTGATATTAGGCCTCCAATGGAGTGGGAAGATGGAGTTTGGCATAAAAGAACAAAG CCAAAACGCCAGAAAGAAACTTCTTTAGACGGCAACAGAAATGTGCAGACAAAGGAACCACCGGGAAATGAGATGGCTGATGATGTG AAAAAAGAATCTGGTTTACCTATAACCCTGGGGGTAACTgcaacaaagaacaaaacccaaGGAAAGGTATCCCCTGTGCCAATGAAGAATGGCTTTGGAAATGAGTCAACTCGAGAGAAG ATGCCTGAGGAGCCTAAGATCAAATATTATACTCGAAAGAGGAAAAGAGGAGGTCTAAAGCTCAATTCATACATCAATAAGACTG TGTTATCCTCGGATCGGACCCCCAATGTGGTGAAGAATTCTGCTTCTAATGCTGAGGAAAACCATGCAAAACACACAATAATGGTTTTGCCTTTTGCAAAGAAGTCACCGGTCTGGAAGACTTATGAATCACTGGAGGTCTTCAAAAGTGTATCACACAGTCTTCATTTCAGCCCATTGTTTGAGACTAAGCAAGATTTCCGTGAAGGGTATGCAATAGGTATGATGGTGACTTATTTTGGGTTACTGGAGAAATTTAAAGATCTTGAAGCCGACGTTCCTGTAAGCCAACTAAATAGCCTTAAAGATTCATTTTCGGAGCTCGAGAAACATGGCTTCAATGTTACAACTCCATTATCACGGATCGACAAGCTGTTAGCACTCAAAGATAGACAACTATATATAATGGAGGAACTAAAAGGTTTTGACAAGGAGATGACAAATGAATTTAGCAAGGCTAAACAAGAGTTTGATGACATGGAACAAAAGATTCTTGAGGTGAAACACAAGATTATCGAGCTGCAGAGGCAAGAAGCTGCtctaaaagaacaaaaggaagcagaaaaagaacagaaagaTGCAGCCTGGAAAAAGATATGTCAGATGGAGTCATGTGCAAAAGATCTCAATGTAGAGCTTGAAGATGTggagtttgagtttgagacAATTTTGTCGGCTCCTTGGtaa
- the MORF9 gene encoding plastid developmental protein DAG (plastid developmental protein DAG, putative; LOCATED IN: chloroplast stroma, chloroplast, chloroplast envelope; EXPRESSED IN: 22 plant structures; EXPRESSED DURING: 14 growth stages; BEST Arabidopsis thaliana protein match is: plastid developmental protein DAG, putative (TAIR:AT3G06790.2); Has 252 Blast hits to 229 proteins in 14 species: Archae - 0; Bacteria - 0; Metazoa - 0; Fungi - 0; Plants - 252; Viruses - 0; Other Eukaryotes - 0 (source: NCBI BLink).), which yields MASFTTTSSSSLLLKTLLPVSHLNRFSTLSGIRVGDSWTPLLRNISTAGSRRRVAIVKAATVDSDYSSKRSNSNEQRETIMLPGCDYNHWLIVMEFPKDPAPSRDQMIDTYLNTLATVLGSMEEAKKNMYAFSTTTYTGFQCTIDEETSEKFKGLPGVLWVLPDSYIDVKNKDYGGDKYINGEIIPCTYPTYQPKQRNNTKYQSKRYERKRDGPPPPEQRKPRQEPAASDSS from the exons ATGGCTTCCTTcacaacaacttcttcttcctcgctTCTCCTCAAAACTCTTCTCCCCGTAAGCCACCTGAATCGTTTCTCTACACTCTCTGGTATCCGCGTTGGCGATTCATGGACTCCTCTGCTCCGGAACATCTCCACCGCTGGGTCTCGGCGTCGAGTGGCGATTGTGAAAGCTGCGACGGTGGATTCGGATTACTCGTCGAAACGGAGCAATAGCAATGAGCAGAGAGAGACGATTATGCTTCCTGGTTGCGATTACAATCATTGGCTCATTGTAATGGAGTTTCCTAAAGATCCAGCGCCAAGTAGGGATCAGATGATTGATACTTACCTTAACACTCTTGCTACTGTTCTTGGCAG CATGGAAGAGGCGAAGAAGAACATGTATGCATTCAGTACCACGACATATACTGGATTCCAATGCACCATCGACGAAGAAACATCTGAGAAGTTCAAGG GTTTGCCTGGAGTTCTCTGGGTCTTGCCTGACTCCTACATAGATGTCAAGAACAAAGACTATGGAG GCGACAAGTACATCAATGGAGAGATTATCCCGTGCACATACCCAACATACCAACCAAAGCAGCGCAATAACACTAAGTATCAAAGTAAGAGAtacgaaagaaaaagagacggTCCTCCACCTCCTGAACAGAGGAAACCAAGACAAGAACCAGCAGCCTCTGATTCCTCTTAA
- a CDS encoding uncharacterized protein (BEST Arabidopsis thaliana protein match is: glycine-rich protein (TAIR:AT3G29075.1); Has 19337 Blast hits to 8589 proteins in 488 species: Archae - 26; Bacteria - 641; Metazoa - 7852; Fungi - 2167; Plants - 955; Viruses - 616; Other Eukaryotes - 7080 (source: NCBI BLink).), whose translation MANFYENYQSPYDYNQVNNLYDQNHYHYNQQQQQLGFEPMSYNYYNWNESESESEYVAYSGYDDPMSYNCYNWNGSESETTSAYVAYSVSTMSEPKHLFYDPNLYTTYESPPQFSIYCSVASALDFNEPEFDEYDPTPYGGGYDVVATYGKPLPPSVETCYPCSTAPHAKAPSPPEIIAPVPLGIYDGGQKNVVKKRVSFAEPVEEVKPIETIKEQEQEQDEDYDEESEDEDDGDDDDEEEEEGDEEAKEEEKDHSSSYGNEEYEVVDKGEVKALYVPSGYGLEATDLCEVIFGGYFPCVLRNKRRQEDEQDRGAAVSCWESNDSDPWKTTSDHLFGDSYPYGYENRSERNQFEVSSYGYRMY comes from the coding sequence ATGGCCAACTTCTATGAGAATTACCAGAGTCCTTACGATTACAATCAGGTTAATAATCTCTACGATCAAAATCATTATCATTACAatcaacagcagcagcagcttgGTTTCGAACCAATGAGTTATAATTATTACAACTGGAAtgaatctgaatctgaatctgaatATGTTGCTTACTCTGGTTATGATGATCCAATGAGTTATAATTGTTATAACTGGAATGGATCCGAGTCTGAGACAACCTCTGCATATGTTGCTTACTCTGTTTCTACCATGTCTGAGCCTAAACACTTGTTCTATGATCCGAATCTCTATACAACCTACGAATCTCCTCCTCAGTTTAGTATCTATTGCTCTGTAGCCTCTGCTCTTGACTTCAACGAGCCGGAATTCGATGAATACGATCCCACGCCGTACGGTGGTGGCTACGATGTTGTTGCAACCTATGGAAAACCTCTTCCTCCATCGGTGGAAACTTGTTACCCTTGTTCAACCGCTCCTCACGCTAAAGCTCCCTCTCCTCCTGAGATTATTGCTCCTGTTCCTCTTGGAATTTATGATGGTGGTCAAAAGAATGTTGTCAAGAAACGTGTGTCTTTTGCTGAACCGGTAGAAGAAGTCAAACCAATAGAAACCATTAAagagcaagaacaagaacaagacgAAGATTATGATGAAGAAAGTGAGGACgaagatgatggtgatgatgatgatgaagaagaagaagaaggggatgaggaagctaaagaagaagaaaaagatcacAGTTCAAGCTATGGAAATGAGGAATATGAAGTCGTAGATAAAGGAGAAGTGAAAGCTTTGTATGTTCCGTCTGGTTACGGATTAGAAGCGACCGATCTCTGTGAGGTTATATTTGGAGGTTACTTTCCTTGTGTGTTACGTAACAAAAGACGTCAGGAAGATGAACAAGATCGTGGGGCTGCTGTTTCTTGCTGGGAAAGCAACGATTCTGATCCGTGGAAGACAACTTCCGATCACCTTTTCGGGGATTCATATCCGTACGGTTACGAGAATCGGAGCGAAAGAAATCAGTTCGAGGTCTCCTCTTATGGTTACCGGATGTATTAA